Within the Herbaspirillum sp. RTI4 genome, the region ATTTACGTAATAAAGTGGCGCTGACCACCGCAGAGCGGATGGCGAAGGTCGCCTCCTGATGGGTGCCTCACGATCCGCTAAAGCGGGGCGAAATAGCTCCCGACTCGCCGACACCATGCAAGTGACACCCATGCTGTCGCTCGATCTGGAGGCAGTCGTGGCGATTGAAAATGCCGTCCATACCCATCCCTGGAGCAAGGCCGGTTTTGTCGATTCGCTGCTCAACGATCATTTGGCCGAGGTGGCGCGTGACGCTAGCGCCCGTTGTCTGGGATATTTCGTGCTCATGCTGGTCGTCGATGAGGCGCATTTGCTCAATATCAGCGTGCGGGCCGATGCCCAGGGGCAGGGCGTCGGGCGCGCATTATTGACTCGCGCTTGCGAGCTGGCGCGGAGCAAGTCCATGGAGTCGGTGCTGCTGGAAGTGCGCCAGTCCAACCTGCGCGCCATCAACACCTATACGCGCCACGGTTTTGTTGAAATTGGCCGACGCAAAAACTATTACACCGTCACGCCGACCGCACGAGAAGATGCGGTCGTGATGCGATTTACTTTATGAATGCGATGATGAACGACACGCACCGTAGGCAATTATTGGATGCTATTGGCATCGGCCCGACGTGGGTGCGGCGCGCTCTGCCTGCCGTGATGGTGGATGGGGGCGCAAGCGCTGCGTCGGTAGCGGATCCGGTGGCTCTTATGCCTATTGAAACGGCAGATACGGCAGATACGGCGCTGGCCGTTGATGCAAACCCGCCAGCAATGGGCGCGCCGGTTCGCATGGAAACGGCCACTGCGCTATCGCCGGCGACCAACATGGACTGGGCGCAATTGCAGGCGGCGATTGCGGCTTGCCGTTTGTGCGGCTTGTGCGAGGGGCGCACGCATACAGTACCGGGCGTCGGCGATGCGAAGGCGCGCTGGCTGTTTATCGGCGAAGGCCCTGGACAAAGTGAAGACTTGCAGGGCGAGCCCTTCGTCGGGCCAGCCGGCAAGCTGCTTGATAACATGCTGGCGGCCATCGGTTTGCGGCGCGGGGACAATGTCTACATCACCAATGTCGTCAAATGCCATCCTACCGACGAGAGCGGGCACGACCGTGCGCCCTCGGCGGCTGAAATCGCGGCTTGCCTTCCTTATCTGCAAAGGCAAATTGCCCTGATCCAGCCGACGATGATGGTGGCGCTGGGTAAAACAGCGGCGCTGTCCTTGCTCGGTCTGCCACCGTCCACGACGGTCGCTGCCTTGCGCGGCACGGTGCATCGTTATGGCGAGTTGCCGCTGATCGTGACCTATCACCCGGCCTATCTGCTGCGACAACCGAGCGACAAGGCCAAGGCCTGGGCAGACCTGTGTCTGGCGACGGCGACGTATGCCGCCTGACTCCGGACTTCCCGTACCCTTCAATCCCTATCAACTGCAATTCCATCAGCGTTGGGGCCATCTGCGCGACCCCCATGTCCGTGCGCTGACCTTTCTGCTGGATGCCCCTGAGTTACTGGATGCGATGTCGCCGCAATGGTCTGGCCGGATCGCGGTGCTGGACGTCGCCCGGCACGGCGATCCTGAACTGGCTGGCTGGCTGGCCGCGCTCGATGCCGCTCCGCAAGCCTTGCATGCGATACTCGCCGCGCAATCAACGGCCCGGCTGGGACGCTATGCCGAACAGTTACTGACGTTCTATCTGCGCCACGCCGGACGGCTGGTGGCGCATAACCTCCAGGTGCGCAGCGACGCCAAACTGACGGTGGGCGAATTCGATTTTCTGTTGCCCGATGCGAGCGGCACCGGCTTGCTGCACTGGGAATTTGCCACCAAATTTTATTTGCTGGAATCGGCCTCCGCCGCTTCGCACATGGAGGGCTTTATCGGCCCCAATCTGGCCGATAGTCTGGGCGCGAAGATGCAAAAAATCATGGAGCAGCAATTGCGCCTGTCGGCCCATCCTGCCGCACAAGCCTGTTTGCCGCAGCCAGTGCGTGCGGCGCAGGCGCTGGTGAAGGGCTGGTTGTTTTATCGGCAGCCGGAATTGCCCTTGTCAGCGACTCTGGGTGTGGCCGCAGACCATTGTCGCGGCTTCTGGTGCGCTCTGGGCGATCTGGATCAGACCGCGCCTGCGTATGCGATCCTGCCGCGTCTGCAATGGCTGGCCCCGGCGCGCCTTGCGCTGGCGGAGTGCTTATCTGCCGAGGCCTTGAATGGATTGCTGGAGGCGCATTTTTCTGGCGCAGACCGGTCACCGGTCATGGTGGCCTTGCTACAAGCTGAGCATGCCGGTGACGGCAGTGCCTGGGAATACGCGCGTGGTTTCGTGGTAGCCGACGACTGGCGCGATCGTGCGGCCGAGTTCATGCGCTACGGCATCGTTCACGTTTAAGAGATTTTGGCGATTGAGCGGCTTAAAAGACTTAAGAGACTTAAGAGACTTAACAGACGCTCCGCAGAGCGTCTGTTGTGAGGAATCAGTGCTTATGTTCGCCGATCAACGCCAGCGAGTCATGCTCGCGCTGATTAGCGGTGTGCTTGCGCATGATGAGGTACATCAGTCCGGCCACGAAGACACCGAACATCAGAATCACGATGTTGACATTCAGGTCGAATCTGACCATGAACGAGTACAACACCAACATCATCAGCACGGACAGATTTTCATTGAAATTTTGCACCGCGATGGAATGGCCCGCGCTCATCAGGACGTGGCCGCGATGTTGCAGCAAGGCATTCATCGGCACCACGAAATATCCCGACAGCGCCCCTATGATCACTAACAGGGGGTAGGCGACCCAGACGGAATGCACCATGGTCATGCTCATCACCACCACGCCCATCGCAATCCCCAGCGGCATGACTGACAGCGACTTTTTCAGCGGCACGAAGTGTGCCGCCGCCACCGCGCCGATTGCTACGCCTACCGCCACCACGCCTTGCAGAATGGCCGCTTTGTCGAGCGGCATTTGCAGCGATTTTTCCGCCCACTTCAGGACGATGAATTGCAGGGTCGCTCCGGCACCCCAGAACAGGGTCGTCACCGCCAGCGAAATCTGGCCCAGCTTGTCTTTCCACAGCGTAGTAAAACAGCGCGCGAAGTCGACGATCAGCTTGGCCGGGTTGCGTTCCTGATGCGGATAGCGTGCGCCGGTGTCCTTGATGTTCAGGTTGAGGACGGTGGCGATAATGTAAATGACAGCGACGACCGACAGGGCGGCTTCGGTAGGGGTGTCGATCCAGCTCAGTAGGGGAATATCGAGCGCCATCATCATTGCTGAGATGTCTGGATTGACCAGTGTTCCGCCTAGTACGGTGCCGAGGATGATGGAAGCGACGGTCAGCCCCTCTATCCAGCCGTTCGCGGCTACCAGGTTATCCGGCGGCAGCAATTCGGTCAGGATGCCGTATTTGGCGGGCGAGTAGGCCGCCGCGCCAAAACCGACGACGGCATAGGCAATGAGGGGATGCACCCCAAAAAACATCATGCCGCACCCGACGATCTTGATCAGATTGGTGTAAAACATGACCCGCCCCTTGGGGAGGGAGTCGGCGAAGGCGCCGACAAAGGCGGCCAGCAGGACATACGATAAGACGAAAAACAGTTTCAGCAGCGGGGTCATCCATTGCGGGGACTGCATTTGTGCCAGCAGAGAAATAGCGGCGATCAGAAGTGCATTGTCGGCCAGCGATGAAAAAAACTGCGCTGCCATGATGGTATAAAAACCACGATTCATCGGATTGTGAGAACTCATTTTTTCTTCAGCGGCGCGGCATTGTCAGAAGTGTCTAACCCTGCCGCATTTGTGCGATAAAAACAGTTTCCTCAGCCGCTTGCGCATGGCGTCCAGCAGTCGCGACGCGTCGGCGGCTTGCCGAACCTGTGCGAGATTCATGGCGAAAATGACATTGGTCGCGCTGGCGGTGTGCCGGCAGTCGGTCTCGGATGTCCGCTTTGCCACGAATTATTAATTAGTCCATCCCTATCGGGATTGCCACGTACCCAATGCCGGTCACGCTACGGTACCCCGGCTAGCGTTATACCATGAAAATATTCGATTTCAGGGATATTGCCATCGAGCATGCTTCCCTGAATGTGGCCACTGTATCGGGAAGGGGCGTCCGCTCCGGTAAAATGACGGTCTGTTCTCCATGTAGAGTCACACGCCCCCTATGCCACGTCCGCTCATTGCCACCATCGATATTAACGCTTTATCCCATAATCTTTCGGTCGCGCGCGCGCATGCTCCTTTGGCCAAGGTCTGGGCGGTGGTCAAGGCCAATGCCTACGGGCACGGACTGGAGCGCGGTTTGCGGGGGTTTGCTACGGCGGATGGTCTGGCGCTGATTGAGCCGGAAAATGCGGTGCGCTTGCGTGAAATGGGCTGGGACAAGGAAATTCTCCTGCTGGAAGGGTTTTTCGAGCCTATCGATATTGCCTTGCTGGTTCAGCACCGTCTGCAATTTGCGGTGCACTGCACCGAGCAAATCGCCATGCTGGAAGCGGCCGGGCTCGGTCGTGAGGCGCAGTTGCATGTGCATTTGAAAATGAACAGCGGCATGAACCGTCTCGGCTTCAGGCCGGACCAGTACCGCGCGGCTTACGAACGTGTGCGCCGCTTGTCTGCGGTGCAAAACATCACCCTGATGACGCATTTCGCCAATGCCGACGACGCCGATAATCCGGCGTTGCCGTTAGCGGAGCAGGTACGTCGTTTTGAGCAGGCCACTCAGGGTTTGCCTGACCCACGCAGTCTGTGCAATTCTGCCGCCGATTTGCTGCATGCCGAAATAGGCGGGCAATGGATACGCCCCGGCGTCATGCTCTATGGCGCCACACCGGGCGGAAGCAGTGCGCAAGAGTTCGGATTGCGCCCCGCCATGACGCTATCGAGCGAAGTGATCGGCATCCAGGATCTGCTGGCCGGCGATGCGGTCGGCTATGGCAGTCGTTTTGTGGCGCATGAGGCGATGCGCATTGGCATTGTTGCTTGTGGCTATGCGGATGGGTATCCCCGCCATGCGTCCACCGGCGGCCCTGTCGTGGTGGACGATGTGCGTACGCGCTTGCTGGGAGGCGTATCGATGGATATGTTGTGCGTCGATCTGAGCACCGTGCCGGGGGGGGGTATGGGGAGCAAGGTGTGCTTGTGGGGTGAGAGCATGCCGATTGATGAAGTGGCCCATGCCGCCGGTACTATCGGCTATGAATTGATGTGCGCACTGGCACCGCGAGTGCGGGTGCAGGTGCTTGAGTAGAGCTTGCGCAAAAGCCCGCTGGCGTGGTTGCATCGCCTTGCCGAGCAACTTGCGCTGTCTGCGGCAATGCTGCTGGCCAGCGGGCTTTTGCGCAAGCCCTATTGTGCAAGCCCTATTGCGTAAGTCCTATTGCGTAAGTCCTATTGAAAAAACGAAGGATTAAAGAATCAGATGGCCAAAGCAAAAACCAACTTTACCTGCAACGAATGCGGCGGTATCGCGAACAAGTGGACCGGGCAGTGCCCTGCGTGCGGTCAGTGGAACAGTTTGCAGGAAACCATCGTCGAGAGCGGCAACAATCGTTTTTCCAGTCCGCCGCAAAGTCTGGCGCAGACCGCGCCGGTGCTGAGTCTGGCCGATATTGAGGCGATTGACGTGCCGCGTTTCGGTACCGGTATCGAGGAATTCGACCGTGTTCTGGGTGGTGGTCTGGTACCGGGCGGGGTGGTGCTGATCGGCGGCGATCCGGGGATTGGTAAATCGACCCTTCTGTTGCAGGCGATGGCGAATATTTCGCAAATTAAAAAAGTCCTGTACGTCAGCGGCGAAGAATCCGGGGCGCAGATTGCCTTGCGCGCAAAGCGTCTGGCGCTCGATGCGGACGATTTGAAATTGCAGGCGGAAATCCAGCTCGAAAAAATTCTCGGCACGATTGCCGAGCATAAGCCTGACGTAGTGGTCATCGATTCGATTCAGACCATGTATTCGGATGCGCTCAGTTCCGCGCCCGGATCGGTAGCGCAGGTGCGCGAATGCGCTGCGCAACTCACACGTACTGCCAAAGTCACCGGCGTGACCATCATCATGGTCGGGCATGTTACCAAAGAGGGCGCGCTGGCCGGGCCGCGTGTGCTGGAACACATTGTCGATAGCGTGCTGTATTTCGAGGGCGATACGCATTCGAGTTTTCGTCTGGTGCGGGCGATCAAGAATCGTTTTGGCGCGGTCAATGAACTGGGCGTTTTTGCGATGACCGAAAAAGGCTTGAAGGGGGTATCCAATCCTTCGGCCCTGTTTTTGTCGCAGCATGGGGAGCAGGTGGCGGGGTCTTGCGTCATGGTGACGCAAGAAGGAACGCGGCCTCTGCTGGTGGAAATTCAGGCGCTGGTCGATACCTCGCATTTGCCGAACGCGCGGCGACTATCGGTCGGGCTGGAGCAAAACAGGCTGGCGATGCTGCTGGCGGTGCTGCACCGGCACGCGGGTGTTGCTGCCTTCGATCAGGATGTGTTCATCAATGCCGTCGGCGGTGTCAAGATTACCGAACCCGCGGCCGATCTGGCGGTGCTGCTGGCGATCAATTCTTCGATGCGCAATAAGCCCTTGCCCAAGGGCCTGGTAGTGTTTGGCGAAGTCGGTCTGGCCGGTGAGATTCGTCCTGCGCCGCGCGGTCAGGAGCGCTTGCGGGAAGCTGCCAAGCTGGGGTTTTCTATCGCCATGATTCCCAAGTCGAACGCGCCCAAGCAAGCGGTGGAGGGTCTGCGCGTGATTCCGGTGGAACGCATCGACGAAGCGCTGCAAAAAATAAGAGACATCGGCGACGAATAAAGCAGTATCCGTGGGCGCTACAACAATGGTCGCTACAACAATGGCCGCTATCAATGCGGCGATTGCCGGGAAAGTAAACCTGCCCTTGTTTTTTCTTCTTTACACCGCTCTTTTATGGCGCGACTGACTATTTCTATATCGATTTATTCGGTGCTTTTTCCTCAAGTTTGATCCACATCAATTGACCCGTAGTAGCGCCCCTTAGCATTCGTTTCGGGGCGGTTTCCTCGCGCCATTTTTTTCACGCGATTCGGCGGACGACGGATTATTCAGGGGGGCAATGCGCATGGACAAGATACCCAAACTATTGGAAAAATCGACCGCGACGACGCAGTCATCCGCTTCACGCAAGTTGGGATTGCCACTGTTGAGCGCGATCATTTTTGCGTCGATGGTCGGTGGTGGAGCATTCAATCTGCCGCAAAACATGGCGCATGGCGCAGGACTGAAAGCCGTGACGATTGCCTGGGTGATCACATTTACAGGGATGTTTTTTTTGTCGGCGGCATTCCGTGCGCTGGTCGATAAACGCCCGGATTTGAAAGCCGGAATCTATTCGTATGCAAGGGAAGGTTTCGGCTTGTTTGCGGGTTTTGAGATGGCCTGGGGATATTGGCTGGCAGCGGTGTTTGGCAATGTCGCGTTTGCGTTTCTTCTGGTCAAAACTGCCGCTTATTTTTTCCCTCCGCTTGCTACTCAGAATAGCTGGCCCTCAATGACGGCAATCTCGGCACTGATCTGGGTCATGCACTTCATCGCCCTCTCCGGTGTCAGGCGTGCAGCGGTACTGAATCTGCTTTCCAGCACGCTGAATATAGTGATGATGGTGATTGCGTTGGGGTTCCTGGCGTTGGCGTTCGATGCAGATGTGTTCGTCGGAAATTGGGGGGGAATGCAAGCGCGTTTGGGTGGTCTGTCCGATCAGGTAAAAAGCACGATGCTGGTGACGCTGTGGGTGTTTATCGGCATCGAAGGGGCGGTGGTGGTTTCTGGCCGGGCCGCCCGAAGCGCGGATGTGGGCAGAGCGACGCTGATCAGTCTGATTGTTTGCACGGGACTGTATTTCCTGATATCGGTGCTGCCCTTCGGATTGATGCGTCAAGGGGCGCTGGCTGGTCTGGCGACGCCCTCACTAGCGTATGTCCTGGAGCGTGCGGCGGGCGAATGGGGGATGCATTTCATGCTGAGCGCGCTGCTGATTTCGCTGCTGAGTTCATGGCTTTCCTGGACCATTCTGACGGCAGAATTGCCGCATGAAGGGGCGAAGGATGGCGTATTTCCGCGCTTTCTCGCACAGCAAAATCGCCATCATGCCGCCGTGCCAGCCTTGTGGGTATCGAGTGTCACGATGCAGCTGGTTGTTATTGTCACGCTGTTTGCGGAGGACGCCTGGATGTGGCTGATTTCGATGACCGGCGTCATGATTTTGCCGAGCTATCTGGCTAGTACGGCGTTTCTGTGGCGACTGGCGAGACAAACAGAGACGGTCGGATGCTATGGGAAAGGGCCATCCTGGTCGCTGTGCGTAGGGGTGTCAGGCACGGCGTATGCCTTGTGGTTGCTGTATGCCGCAGGACTTCAGTTCTTGCTGCTCTCGACCATTCTTTATGCTTTCGGCGTCCCTGTTTTCTGGTGGGCGCGGCGCGAGCGTGCGTCGGATCAAGCCGCATTTTCGTCCCGGGAAAAAATGGCGGTCGCCTTGTTGGGCTTGTTAGCCGTTGGTGCGGTGGTCTTTATCGTGTTTGGTTTTCTGTCGCTCGGGTAATGGCAGAACGAATGCGCTGTGACTATGTAGATCCGCGTCTTTCCTTTCACCTCTTTTAATTTTTTACACTGTAAAAATCATGGCAACTTTAGGAGTGCATTCTGAAGCGGGAAAGTTGCGCACTGTCATGGTGTGCCATCCCTGTTTAGCTCACAGGCGGCTGACCCCCGCCAATTGCGAGTCCTTGCTGTTTGACGATGTGATGTGGGTGGAAAGGGCAAGGGAAGATCATTCAGTATTTACAGAGTGGATGCGAACGAGGGGGATCGAAGTCCTGGAGTTTCATCATTTGCTGGAAGATGTTTGCGACGATCCTGTTGGACGCGACTGGATACTGGATCGGCGTATCGTCGAGTCGGAGGTCGGTACCGGCATGCTGCGCGAACTGCGTGCATGGTTTCAGGAAATGCCCGCGAAGCAGCTTGCGGAGCTACTGATTGGTGGTGTGGCCAAGTCTGAGTTGCCGTTCGATCCGCGCGGATTGTTCGGCGCTTATCTGGAACGATCCGATTTTGTGATTGCCCCGCTGGTCAATCTGATGTTTCAGCGCGATCCCAGCGCATGGATTTATGGCGGGGTGACGCTCAATCCCATGTTCTGGTCGGCGCGGCGCAAGGAAACCTTGCTGGCTGCGGCGGTATACCGATTCCATCCCCGGTTTGCCGGTCAGGTGAAGATTTGGTGGGGTGATCCTGATCGCGATCATCACGCCGAAACGCTTGAAGGCGGGGATGTCATGCCGCTCGGCCGCGGCATTGTGCTGATCGGCATGAGTGAGCGTTCAAGCCCGCAGGCGATCACGCAGGTGGCGCGCAGTCTGTTTGCGCAGGGCGCGGCAAGTCGCGTGATTGCCTGTCAGTTACCGAAGGAAAGAATGGTCATGCACCTCGATACGGTTCTGACCTTTCTTGACGGAGATTTTGTCTGCATTTATCCAGAGGTGGTCAATGGCATCCGTTGCACCAGCCTTTTTCCCGGTGATGCGGCAGGCGAAGTGCGCCATGAACGGCATGAAGAGCCATTTCTTTCAGTTGTCGCCGATGCCTTGGGCGTCGGCTCCTTGCGGATATTGACGACCGGCGGCGATGTGTACGAAACCCAGCGCGAGCAGTGGGACGATGGCAATAATTTGTTGGTGCTGGATCAGCGCATCGTGGTGGCTTATGACCGTAATACCGATACCAATCGCAAGCTGCGACAGGCCGGTGTCGAGGTCATTGAAATCCCGGGCGGTGAGTTGGGGCGCGGTCGTGGCGGTAGTCATTGCCTGAGCTGCCCGATTGTGCGTGATCCGATTACTTGGTAGGAGGTGCCTGTGCGAATAGTGGTCGCTTTGGGAGGGAATGCCTTGCTGAAACCTGGCGAGGCTGTGAGTGCCGTAGCACAGCGCCGGAACTTGCGGATCGCCACGGCGCAATTAGCGAAAATGGCCCTGAGTCACGAGTTGGCAATCGTGCATGGCAATGGGCCGCAGGTGGGTCTGCTGGCCTTGCAGGAAATGTCTCGTCCTGTGGAAACTCGGTTTTCTCTCGATGTGCTGGACGCGGAAACCGAGGGGATGATTGGTTATCTGATCGAGCAGGAACTGCGTAACTCATTACCTGCTGCTGGCTATGCCTGTGCCACATTGCTGACGATGGTGGAGGTATCGCGTGACGACCCGGCTTTCGGCCATCCCGATAAACCTATCGGGCCTGTTTATACGGAAGCCGAGGCGACTGCGGCCATGCAAGTTCATGGCTGGACGATGGTGCATGACGGTGGTTTTTATCGACGGACGGTGCCTAGCCCTGCGCCTGTCCGCATTTTGCAGTTGGAGCCAGTGCGATGGTTGCTGGAACGTGGAAGCATTGTGATTTGCGCTGGCGGCGGGGGTATTCCGGTGCTTGCAAAAGTTGGCGGCGGTTATCAGGGTGTGGAAGCTGTCGTGGATAAAGACAGGAGCGCAGCGCTGCTCGCGTGCGAAATAGATGCGGATCTGTTACTGATTGCGACGGATGTGGAGGGTGTTTTTTTGGATTGGGCCATGCCTGCTCGTCGCTTAATCCGGCAGGCGCATCCCGATGATCTCGCCGGATTGACATTTCCGGCAGGGACGATGGGGCCGAAGGTGGAAGCCGCTTGCGCCTTCGCAAAGCGGACCGGGAGGCGCGCGGTTATCGGCGCTCTTAATGACATCGAACGCATGTGTGCCGGAAGTGCGGGGACCTTGGTTTCTTGCGATCAGAGTGGGATTGCTGCAGATTAGCGTGAATTTCGTGGCGTATTTTAGTCAATAGTATTCTTGCTATCGCACATAATATTTCCATGCCGAAATCCAATTGTGTCTCTCTTAATTTGTACTATTCTTTTGTCCGGGTATGCACTGCCAGAAAGATGGGTAATTAGATTCATCTATCTTTTTTAGAAAGCTTATTTAAAAATAATAATGGCTGTGAAAAAAATTAGAATTCGGCCGCCAATTTATTTTATTTCTGAATAGCATATCTAAGAATAAAAACTCCCCGCATTTTCTATTTCCGTTACCCATCAATCTCATTCGCAAAGCTTATGAGGGTTCATTTCGACTTATCAATATGAAGCGTTATATGCAATGAGTATTCCGATCGGACAGCCCCTTCTCCACATAACGCAACTCAGCTTGAAAAAGCAGGTGCAGAAAGTAAATTGTAGCGATTGCCGCATGCGCCAGTTATGTATGCCAATGAATCTTGGCGAGGAAGAAATCAAGCGATTTTATGAAATTATTAGTCGACGTCGCATACGACGTGGAGATTATTTGTATCGAATGGATGACCCGTTCAATAACTTATACGCCATTCATTGCGGTTACTTTAAAACATACCAAACTGATTTCAGCGGCAGGCAGCAAATCAATGGTTTTCAAATGGCCGGCGCATTGCTGGGTATGGATGCAATTCACACGGGCCGACATCAGTGCCATTCGATGGCGCTGGAAGATGGCGAGATTTGCATCATTCCATTTTTCCGTCTGGAGACTTTGTTCCGTGAAATTCCCCGGCTGCTCCATCATTTCCACAAAATGATGAGTGAAGAAATAACGCGTGAGCAGAACATCATGCTGTTGCTGGGAAGCATGAGGGCAGAGCAGCGGCTGGCTAGTTTTCTGATCAATTTATCCTCCAATTATGCAGTGCGTGGTTATTCCTCCACTTGCTTTCAGTTGCGTATGTCACGTGCAGATATCGGGAACTATATCGGTCTGAGTTTGGAAACTGTGTGTCGCCTTTTGACCCGATTTAAAAAACAAGGTTGGCTGATGGTTAATCAACGTGAGGTGAAATTACTGGATATTGAAAAATTGACGATGCTGGCAAGTTGTGGCGGTGAAGGTAGTTTGAAAGCTAGCAAGGCTGAGATCGTCAATCAAAAAAATATAAAAATAAAAGTTGGCTGAGTTAAAAATTCAGAGAATAAAAAAATTATTTTTTTAATTTTCTGATGTTTATTCTGCCTCAGAGAAACATAAAAATGTTGACTGAAATCAATAAAAAAGCACGCTGCATTACCTAGTATTGAGGTCGCTTCACGAAGCGATTTTTATTCATGGAAAAGGAGAAGCAATATGATTTCCGATAGTGATTTGCAGCAGAAAGTAACAGAAGAGCTTCATTGGGAACCCAGTATCGATGCGACACATATTGGCGTCGCTGCTAAAAATGGCATTGTGACCCTGACCGGATATGTGACCCGATATATCGAGAAACGGAATGCGGAACGTGCTGCAGAACGCGTCGCTGATGTCAAAGCTGTCGTGGACGATATTGAGCTGAAGATTCCCGGAGCCTCACAGCGTAATGATCTTGATATTGCAGAGTCCAGCCTGACTGCATTGAAATTGAATGCATTGATTCCCCGGGAGCGGATCAAGTTGGCGGTCGAGAATGGATGGATCACTCTTGATGGTGAAGTCGACTGGCAGTATCAGCGGATTGCCGTGGAAGATGCGCTGAAATTCATGTTGGGCGTAAAGGGAATTACGAACAAAATCATGGTGAAACCTGTCGCGCTGATTTCCGATATTCAAACCAAAATCAGAAATGCCTTGATCCGCAACGCGCAAATCGATGCCAGTCAGATCACGGTTGAAACCAGTGGCAACAAGGCTATTCTTGGTGGGAAAGTACGTTCGTGGGCAGAACGGCAACAGGCAGAAACTGCTGCCTGGTCTGCACCCGGAATCAGCAATATTGAAAATAATATTCACGTCAATTTTTGATTGATGTGAGTTTCAACTATTTTTATTTTTCAGAAATCCAATTCTGGATATCTCATTTTTAAGGAATGCATCATGACAACGATTTCTCTCTATGATCCATTGACTCGGCGCTTCAATAAATTTTTCCATCAGGTTTTTTTGTCACCGGCTTCGATGGATACATCGAATGAAGGTTTGGACAGGCTGCAACTGAAACTGGATGTATCGGAAGATGCGGAAAATTACTCGGTGCGTGCCGATTTGCCTGGAGTCAAGAAGGAAGATATCCGCATAGATATTGACGGCAACCAGATTACGATCAGCGCTGAAGTCAAAAAAGTAAAAGAGGAGAAAGGCGACGGCAATCTGATTTATTCAGAGCGCTATGAAGGC harbors:
- the rimI gene encoding ribosomal protein S18-alanine N-acetyltransferase: MGASRSAKAGRNSSRLADTMQVTPMLSLDLEAVVAIENAVHTHPWSKAGFVDSLLNDHLAEVARDASARCLGYFVLMLVVDEAHLLNISVRADAQGQGVGRALLTRACELARSKSMESVLLEVRQSNLRAINTYTRHGFVEIGRRKNYYTVTPTAREDAVVMRFTL
- a CDS encoding uracil-DNA glycosylase, producing MNDTHRRQLLDAIGIGPTWVRRALPAVMVDGGASAASVADPVALMPIETADTADTALAVDANPPAMGAPVRMETATALSPATNMDWAQLQAAIAACRLCGLCEGRTHTVPGVGDAKARWLFIGEGPGQSEDLQGEPFVGPAGKLLDNMLAAIGLRRGDNVYITNVVKCHPTDESGHDRAPSAAEIAACLPYLQRQIALIQPTMMVALGKTAALSLLGLPPSTTVAALRGTVHRYGELPLIVTYHPAYLLRQPSDKAKAWADLCLATATYAA
- a CDS encoding DUF1853 family protein — translated: MPPDSGLPVPFNPYQLQFHQRWGHLRDPHVRALTFLLDAPELLDAMSPQWSGRIAVLDVARHGDPELAGWLAALDAAPQALHAILAAQSTARLGRYAEQLLTFYLRHAGRLVAHNLQVRSDAKLTVGEFDFLLPDASGTGLLHWEFATKFYLLESASAASHMEGFIGPNLADSLGAKMQKIMEQQLRLSAHPAAQACLPQPVRAAQALVKGWLFYRQPELPLSATLGVAADHCRGFWCALGDLDQTAPAYAILPRLQWLAPARLALAECLSAEALNGLLEAHFSGADRSPVMVALLQAEHAGDGSAWEYARGFVVADDWRDRAAEFMRYGIVHV
- the lplT gene encoding lysophospholipid transporter LplT, with the protein product MNRGFYTIMAAQFFSSLADNALLIAAISLLAQMQSPQWMTPLLKLFFVLSYVLLAAFVGAFADSLPKGRVMFYTNLIKIVGCGMMFFGVHPLIAYAVVGFGAAAYSPAKYGILTELLPPDNLVAANGWIEGLTVASIILGTVLGGTLVNPDISAMMMALDIPLLSWIDTPTEAALSVVAVIYIIATVLNLNIKDTGARYPHQERNPAKLIVDFARCFTTLWKDKLGQISLAVTTLFWGAGATLQFIVLKWAEKSLQMPLDKAAILQGVVAVGVAIGAVAAAHFVPLKKSLSVMPLGIAMGVVVMSMTMVHSVWVAYPLLVIIGALSGYFVVPMNALLQHRGHVLMSAGHSIAVQNFNENLSVLMMLVLYSFMVRFDLNVNIVILMFGVFVAGLMYLIMRKHTANQREHDSLALIGEHKH
- the alr gene encoding alanine racemase encodes the protein MPRPLIATIDINALSHNLSVARAHAPLAKVWAVVKANAYGHGLERGLRGFATADGLALIEPENAVRLREMGWDKEILLLEGFFEPIDIALLVQHRLQFAVHCTEQIAMLEAAGLGREAQLHVHLKMNSGMNRLGFRPDQYRAAYERVRRLSAVQNITLMTHFANADDADNPALPLAEQVRRFEQATQGLPDPRSLCNSAADLLHAEIGGQWIRPGVMLYGATPGGSSAQEFGLRPAMTLSSEVIGIQDLLAGDAVGYGSRFVAHEAMRIGIVACGYADGYPRHASTGGPVVVDDVRTRLLGGVSMDMLCVDLSTVPGGGMGSKVCLWGESMPIDEVAHAAGTIGYELMCALAPRVRVQVLE
- the radA gene encoding DNA repair protein RadA; amino-acid sequence: MAKAKTNFTCNECGGIANKWTGQCPACGQWNSLQETIVESGNNRFSSPPQSLAQTAPVLSLADIEAIDVPRFGTGIEEFDRVLGGGLVPGGVVLIGGDPGIGKSTLLLQAMANISQIKKVLYVSGEESGAQIALRAKRLALDADDLKLQAEIQLEKILGTIAEHKPDVVVIDSIQTMYSDALSSAPGSVAQVRECAAQLTRTAKVTGVTIIMVGHVTKEGALAGPRVLEHIVDSVLYFEGDTHSSFRLVRAIKNRFGAVNELGVFAMTEKGLKGVSNPSALFLSQHGEQVAGSCVMVTQEGTRPLLVEIQALVDTSHLPNARRLSVGLEQNRLAMLLAVLHRHAGVAAFDQDVFINAVGGVKITEPAADLAVLLAINSSMRNKPLPKGLVVFGEVGLAGEIRPAPRGQERLREAAKLGFSIAMIPKSNAPKQAVEGLRVIPVERIDEALQKIRDIGDE
- a CDS encoding basic amino acid/polyamine antiporter encodes the protein MDKIPKLLEKSTATTQSSASRKLGLPLLSAIIFASMVGGGAFNLPQNMAHGAGLKAVTIAWVITFTGMFFLSAAFRALVDKRPDLKAGIYSYAREGFGLFAGFEMAWGYWLAAVFGNVAFAFLLVKTAAYFFPPLATQNSWPSMTAISALIWVMHFIALSGVRRAAVLNLLSSTLNIVMMVIALGFLALAFDADVFVGNWGGMQARLGGLSDQVKSTMLVTLWVFIGIEGAVVVSGRAARSADVGRATLISLIVCTGLYFLISVLPFGLMRQGALAGLATPSLAYVLERAAGEWGMHFMLSALLISLLSSWLSWTILTAELPHEGAKDGVFPRFLAQQNRHHAAVPALWVSSVTMQLVVIVTLFAEDAWMWLISMTGVMILPSYLASTAFLWRLARQTETVGCYGKGPSWSLCVGVSGTAYALWLLYAAGLQFLLLSTILYAFGVPVFWWARRERASDQAAFSSREKMAVALLGLLAVGAVVFIVFGFLSLG